A genome region from Cryptococcus neoformans var. neoformans B-3501A chromosome 8, whole genome shotgun sequence includes the following:
- a CDS encoding hypothetical protein (Match to ESTs gb|CF192306.1|CF192306, gb|CF192265.1|CF192265, gb|CF192264.1|CF192264), with product MSANEQIRQNEQAINSYAAKAGAGRQSDSTVDSGVNEQVTAQFPGSTVQVGGTKRGENPPIPDEEGGGIDPGTGHQTKAQDFEGPGGPEEKQARTAYQRPGDQNVPNFLEQGQ from the exons ATGTCCGCCAACGAACAAATTAGACAGAACGAGCAGGCTATCAACTCTTACGCTGCTAAGGCTGGTGCTGGCAGACAGAGTGACTCAA CTGTCGACTCGGGTGTTAACGAACAGGTCACTGCCCAATTCCCTGGCTCTACCGTCCAAGTAGGCGGTACCAAGCGAGGAGAGAACCCCCCAATTCccgatgaagaaggaggtggtATTGACCCCGGAACTGGGCA TCAAACAAAGGCTCAGGATTTCGAAGGCCCTGGAGGACCCGAGGAAAAGCAAGCCCGAACAGCGTACCAAAGGCCTGGTGACCAGAATGTCCCCAACTTTTTGGAGCAGGGACAGTAG
- a CDS encoding hypothetical protein (Match to ESTs gb|CF185757.1|CF185757, gb|CF185758.1|CF185758), which translates to MLYLTADKFPVFVPFGVIGFYRYLWYIIRLLARATYRPIPLPENPTYVAHEDVTIIVPTIDAGEEFKDAAKSWLAGNPKEIIIVTEAKMEGPLQDLANQVDPERIRVLTVPAANKRLQMSHGIRNTTTDIIVFADDDAIWPETLLPYVLACFEDQQIGGVGTSQRVKAVNSRMTVWEVLAAFRLTIRNIEIASSTHIDGGIPCLSGRTAAYRTIILKDPDFLHGFTNDFWLGKYHLNSGDDKFLTRWMVSHGWNTYVQVCKEAELLSTMKPNWRFLLQVLRWTRNTWRSDFRSIFTERYVWTKHPYVAYTMIDKFINPLTLLVGPCLVIYLIVKSTKDVLDGGYHLAAWDIVVSYLVWLMCTRTLKLLPHLWNNPKHIIYVPAFIAFGYYFAIMKLYALFTLHETGWGTRAGIGNITEATMAAEKENEASNFARQQQPDFQYPAARRKA; encoded by the exons ATGTTATATCTCACAGCAGACAAATTCCCAGTCT TCGTGCCATTTGGTGTTATTGG ATTCTACCGATACCTCTGGTACATCATCCGTCTTCTAGCTAGGGCAACCTACCGTCCCATTCCATTACCCGAAAACCCCACCTATGTTGCACATGAAGATGTAACAATCATCGTCCCCACCATTGACGCCGGTGAAGAGTTTAAGG ATGCTGCCAAGTCATGGCTTGCTGGTAACCCCAAGGAAATCATCATTGTTACCGAAGCCAAGATGGAAGGCCCCCTGCAAGACCTTGCAAACCAAGTCGATCCCGAGCGTATCCGTGTCCTTACCGTCCCTGCCGCCAACAAACGTCTCCAAATGTCCCACGGCATTCGTAACACCACCACAGATATCATTGTCTTTGCCGATGACGATGCTATCTGGCCGGAGACTTTGTTGCCCTATGTTCTTGCTTGTTTCGAGGATCAGCAAATTGGAGGCGTTGGGACAAGTCAGCGAGTTAAGGCAGTCAATTCACGGATGACTGTTTGGGAAGTCCTTGCCGCGTTTCGATTGACCATTCGAAACATTGAGATTGCTTCTTCTACACACATTGACGGTGGTATCCCATGTCTTTCTGGCCGAACGGCTGCCTACCGTActatcatcctcaaagaTCCCGATTTCCTCCACGGTTTCACCAATGACTTCTGGCTTGGCAAATACCACCTTAACTCTGGCGATGACAAGTTCCTCACTCGATGGATGGTGTCTCACGGCTGGAACACCTACGTCCAAGTCTGCAAAGAAGCTGAACTGCTTTCTACTATGAAGCCCAATTGGCGTTTCCTTTTGCAAGTCCTGAGATGGACTCGGAACACTTGGCGATCCGATTTCCGATCAATCTTCACTGAGCGATATGTCTGGACAAAGCACCCCTATGTTGCCTACACTATGATTGACAAGTTTAttaaccccctaacccttCTCGTCGGACCTTGTCTGGTCATCTATTTGATCGTCAAGAGTACAAAAGACGTTTTGGACGGTGGCTACCATCTTGCAGCTTGGGATATTGTCGTTTCT TATCTCGTCTGGCTGATGTGCACAAGAACGCTCAAGCTCTTACCACATTTGTGGAACAACCCTAAACACATCATCTACGTCCCCGCTTTCATTGCCTTTGGTTACTACTT TGCGATCATGAAACTGTACGCATTGTTTACTTTGCATGAAACTGGATGGGGTACTCGTGCTGGTATCGGAAATA TTACCGAGGCTACTATGGCGGCCGAAAAAGAGAACGAGGCCTCCAATTTTGCACGACAACAACAGCCAGACTTTCAATATCCAGCTGCGCGCAGAAAGGCATGA